The proteins below come from a single Acidimicrobiales bacterium genomic window:
- a CDS encoding MFS transporter, producing MRVLMDTTPLRVSADFRRLWLGQAVSFIGSTMTTAALPYQVYHQTGSSLDVGLLGLAQLAPLLLFSLVAGTFADGFDKRRLLVVVTSSALLCSGGLTLNASLAHPLLWVVYLLGAVSSAVMAATFPVVRSLLPLLLEEELRPAAFTLQSAYGSFGMMVGPAVAGAVIGAAGLAPTYAADVGTYVISLGFFAGLAASPPVAGAARVSAASLFEGLRFLRGSLVTSIFAIDFLA from the coding sequence GTGCGCGTGCTGATGGACACCACGCCTCTCCGGGTGTCGGCGGACTTCCGGCGGTTGTGGCTGGGCCAGGCCGTGTCCTTCATCGGCAGCACGATGACGACCGCGGCGCTGCCGTACCAGGTGTACCACCAGACCGGATCGTCGCTGGATGTCGGGCTCCTCGGGCTGGCCCAGCTGGCCCCACTGCTCCTGTTCTCACTGGTGGCCGGGACGTTCGCGGACGGGTTCGACAAGCGCCGGCTGCTCGTGGTCGTGACGTCGAGCGCGCTCCTCTGCTCGGGCGGCCTGACCCTCAACGCCTCCCTGGCTCACCCGCTCCTGTGGGTGGTGTACCTCCTGGGCGCGGTGTCGAGCGCGGTCATGGCCGCCACCTTCCCCGTTGTCCGCTCCCTCCTGCCCCTTCTCCTCGAGGAGGAGCTGCGTCCCGCCGCCTTCACCCTCCAGTCGGCGTACGGGTCGTTCGGGATGATGGTGGGCCCGGCGGTGGCGGGGGCGGTGATCGGAGCGGCGGGGCTGGCGCCCACCTACGCCGCCGACGTCGGCACCTACGTGATCTCGCTCGGGTTCTTCGCCGGCCTGGCCGCCTCCCCGCCGGTCGCGGGGGCGGCGCGGGTGTCGGCGGCCTCACTGTTCGAGGGCCTGCGGTTCCTGCGGGGCTCGCTGGTGACGAGCATCTTCGCCATCGACTTCCTGGC
- a CDS encoding PadR family transcriptional regulator, whose protein sequence is MVEVGGRRTQLLRGVLDLCLLAVMGEGPAYGYEMTKRLGARGLSIVGEGSIYPLLGRLERDGLVDTHRAASNGGPPRKYYSLSPQGRRALSSGLREWRATRDAVDAVLGLGAEVES, encoded by the coding sequence ATGGTAGAGGTGGGTGGCCGGCGCACCCAGTTGCTCCGCGGCGTCCTGGACCTGTGCCTGCTGGCGGTGATGGGTGAGGGCCCGGCCTACGGCTACGAGATGACCAAGCGCCTGGGGGCCCGGGGCCTCTCGATCGTCGGCGAGGGCTCGATCTATCCGCTGCTCGGCCGGCTCGAGCGGGACGGCCTGGTCGACACCCACCGGGCCGCCAGCAACGGCGGGCCGCCCCGGAAGTACTACAGCCTCTCCCCCCAGGGGCGACGGGCGCTGTCATCGGGCCTACGGGAGTGGCGGGCCACGCGGGACGCGGTGGACGCTGTGCTGGGCCTCGGAGCGGAGGTGGAGTCATGA